Proteins found in one Candidatus Woesearchaeota archaeon genomic segment:
- a CDS encoding M42 family metallopeptidase, whose product MAQHIELLEKLMNALGPSGDEGAVRDIIKKEIVPFVDEIKVDKFGNLIARRAGKGTKIMFVAHMDEIALMVKNINELGQMSFSAVGGVEALTLVGETVRILNNKNQFVCEGIVSCEELHEDLELEKLPKLNDLYIDAGVSRNELKKLGIDVGCYVIPTHSFRYLGSKKYISGKAVDDRVGCYVLVELIKQLKQKKYAEDLYFVFSVQEEIGLYGVQVSLYQINPDWGIAIDTTNAEDSDPADPLVTLGKGPVITLKDSEIITSKLLDDHIKSLAKKHKIPHQPKVEDVGTTDATKIMLHKEGLPSTMVGLPVRNIHSSVGIVHLDDITNCIRLLQLLLDNPPCMSTPCVMKNIGVRKKRKNNRR is encoded by the coding sequence ATGGCACAACATATCGAACTCCTTGAAAAACTCATGAACGCGCTTGGCCCCAGCGGCGATGAAGGTGCGGTGCGTGACATTATCAAAAAAGAAATCGTGCCCTTTGTTGACGAGATAAAAGTGGACAAGTTTGGCAACCTGATTGCGCGGCGCGCCGGAAAAGGAACAAAAATAATGTTTGTGGCGCACATGGATGAAATCGCGCTTATGGTCAAAAACATCAATGAGCTCGGCCAGATGTCTTTCTCGGCAGTCGGCGGCGTTGAGGCCTTAACGCTGGTCGGTGAAACCGTGCGCATCCTGAACAACAAAAACCAATTTGTGTGTGAAGGCATTGTAAGCTGCGAAGAACTCCATGAAGACCTTGAGCTGGAAAAACTTCCCAAACTCAATGACCTGTACATTGACGCGGGTGTCAGCAGAAATGAGCTCAAGAAGCTCGGTATTGACGTTGGCTGCTACGTCATTCCCACGCACTCATTTAGATATCTTGGCAGCAAAAAATATATTTCCGGCAAGGCAGTTGATGACCGCGTCGGGTGTTATGTGCTTGTTGAGCTCATCAAACAGCTCAAACAGAAAAAATATGCAGAAGATCTCTATTTTGTTTTTTCAGTGCAGGAAGAAATCGGCCTCTATGGTGTTCAAGTGTCACTCTACCAAATTAATCCAGACTGGGGAATTGCGATTGACACCACCAATGCTGAAGATTCAGACCCTGCCGACCCCTTGGTAACGCTTGGCAAGGGTCCGGTTATTACACTGAAGGATTCTGAAATCATCACCAGTAAGCTTCTCGATGACCATATCAAGTCGCTTGCCAAAAAACACAAGATTCCCCACCAGCCAAAAGTGGAGGATGTGGGCACCACGGATGCCACTAAAATAATGCTGCACAAGGAAGGGCTTCCCTCAACCATGGTTGGGCTTCCGGTACGCAACATCCACTCATCTGTTGGCATTGTGCACCTCGATGACATCACCAATTGTATTCGTCTCTTACAGTTGCTCCTTGACAACCCTCCCTGCATGAGTACCCCCTGTGTAATGAAAAATATAGGCGTGCGGAAAAAGAGAAAAAACAATCGACGCTAA